The following coding sequences lie in one Methylosinus sp. PW1 genomic window:
- a CDS encoding heparan-alpha-glucosaminide N-acetyltransferase, whose product MTARLLWLDVARGLAVLAMFAFHFGWDLGHFGHIDPDIPYTDAFKAFGHAIAASFLFIAGVSLTLAHVTAFRARAYWRRLALLIGAALLVSAGTYIAFPSSFVFFGILHCIAAASLLALPFLRLPWPAAFAAGFALVIASFFARASFFDAPWFWWTGLSTFEPMTNDYRPLAPWAGALLFGVGAGKLARLRPATVASTQGNVATRAVALLGRRSLALYLLHQPLFFASFTAVAMLLAPMQNARFEEACRAQCVASGANARKCETACDCAAREAAREDALPDATTDEGRARLERIARACVVK is encoded by the coding sequence ATGACCGCGCGGCTCTTATGGCTGGATGTCGCGCGCGGCCTCGCCGTGCTGGCGATGTTCGCCTTTCACTTCGGCTGGGATCTCGGCCATTTCGGCCATATCGATCCCGACATTCCCTATACGGACGCTTTTAAGGCGTTCGGCCATGCGATCGCGGCGAGCTTTCTCTTCATCGCCGGCGTGTCGCTGACTCTCGCGCATGTGACGGCGTTTCGCGCGCGCGCCTATTGGCGCCGGCTCGCTCTGCTCATCGGCGCCGCGCTGCTGGTGAGCGCTGGGACCTATATCGCCTTCCCGTCGAGCTTCGTCTTTTTCGGCATTCTGCATTGCATAGCGGCGGCGAGCCTGCTCGCTCTGCCTTTCCTGCGGCTGCCCTGGCCGGCGGCTTTCGCCGCGGGCTTCGCCTTGGTCATCGCATCCTTCTTCGCGCGCGCGTCTTTCTTCGATGCGCCGTGGTTCTGGTGGACGGGGCTTTCGACCTTCGAGCCGATGACCAATGATTATCGCCCGCTCGCGCCCTGGGCGGGGGCGCTGCTCTTCGGCGTCGGCGCGGGGAAGCTGGCGCGTCTACGCCCGGCGACCGTCGCCAGCACGCAAGGCAATGTGGCGACGCGGGCCGTCGCCTTGCTCGGGCGGCGTAGCCTCGCGCTCTATCTCCTGCATCAGCCTTTGTTCTTCGCCAGCTTCACCGCCGTCGCCATGCTGCTCGCGCCGATGCAGAATGCGCGTTTCGAGGAAGCCTGCCGCGCGCAATGCGTGGCGTCCGGCGCCAATGCTCGAAAATGCGAGACGGCCTGCGATTGCGCGGCGCGTGAGGCGGCGCGGGAGGATGCGCTGCCCGACGCCACGACCGACGAAGGCCGCGCGCGTCTCGAGCGCATCGCGCGCGCCTGCGTGGTGAAATAG
- the fumC gene encoding class II fumarate hydratase, translated as MTDKTTEFRTERDSFGDIEVPASAYWGAQTERSRQNFPIGVGRMPIEIVHALARVKLAAAEANLEKGLLKPEVAAAISAAAREVIEGKLDAHFPLVVWQTGSGTQSNMNVNEVIANRANEALGAGRGAKAPVHPNDHVNLGQSSNDSFPTAIHVAAAIAISQRLLPAVERLHAALAAKSKAFEHIVKIGRTHLQDATPVTLGQEFSGYAAQAEFGAKRIRQGLEDLFLLAQGGTAVGTGVNTYKGFAEAVAAKIAAQTGLPFQTAPNKFEALAAHDAAVFAHGALNALAAGLYKIGCDIRLLGCGPRAGLAELKLPENEPGSSIMPGKVNPTQVEALTMVCTRVFGNNATITFAASQGHLELNVLKPVIAAALLESTILLADGIDSFITRCIDGIEPDEANIKNFLERSLMLVTALAPKIGYDAASKIARAAHHNGTTLREEALKSGKVTDAEFDALVRPENMLAPND; from the coding sequence ATGACCGACAAGACGACCGAATTCCGAACCGAGCGCGATTCCTTTGGCGACATAGAGGTTCCGGCCTCCGCCTATTGGGGCGCGCAGACGGAGCGGTCGCGGCAGAATTTCCCCATCGGCGTCGGCCGCATGCCGATCGAGATCGTCCATGCGCTGGCGCGGGTGAAGCTCGCCGCCGCCGAGGCCAATCTCGAGAAAGGCCTGCTGAAGCCGGAAGTCGCCGCCGCGATTTCCGCCGCCGCCCGCGAGGTGATCGAGGGCAAGCTCGACGCGCATTTCCCGCTCGTCGTCTGGCAGACCGGCTCCGGCACGCAATCCAACATGAACGTCAATGAGGTGATCGCCAATCGCGCCAATGAGGCGCTGGGCGCCGGCCGCGGAGCCAAGGCGCCGGTCCACCCCAATGACCATGTCAATCTCGGCCAATCCTCCAACGACAGCTTCCCGACCGCCATTCATGTCGCCGCGGCCATCGCCATATCGCAGCGCCTGCTGCCGGCGGTGGAGCGGCTGCACGCTGCGCTCGCCGCCAAGTCCAAGGCCTTCGAGCATATCGTCAAGATCGGCCGCACCCATTTGCAGGACGCGACGCCGGTGACGCTGGGCCAGGAATTTTCCGGCTATGCGGCGCAGGCGGAGTTCGGCGCCAAGCGCATCCGCCAGGGGCTCGAGGATTTGTTCCTGCTCGCCCAGGGCGGCACCGCCGTCGGCACGGGCGTCAACACCTATAAGGGCTTCGCCGAGGCGGTCGCGGCCAAGATCGCGGCGCAGACCGGCCTGCCGTTCCAGACGGCGCCGAATAAATTCGAGGCGCTCGCCGCCCATGACGCCGCCGTCTTCGCCCATGGCGCGCTGAATGCGCTCGCCGCCGGCCTCTATAAGATCGGCTGCGACATTCGCCTGCTCGGCTGCGGCCCGCGCGCCGGCCTCGCCGAGCTGAAGCTGCCGGAGAACGAGCCCGGCTCCTCCATCATGCCCGGCAAGGTCAATCCGACCCAGGTCGAAGCGCTGACCATGGTCTGCACGCGCGTCTTCGGCAATAACGCCACCATCACCTTCGCCGCCTCGCAGGGCCATCTCGAGCTGAACGTTTTGAAGCCGGTGATCGCTGCGGCGCTGCTCGAATCGACAATATTGCTCGCCGACGGCATCGACAGCTTCATCACCCGCTGCATCGACGGGATCGAGCCGGACGAGGCGAATATCAAGAATTTCTTGGAGCGCTCGCTGATGCTGGTGACGGCGCTCGCGCCCAAGATCGGCTATGACGCGGCCTCGAAGATCGCGCGCGCCGCGCATCACAATGGCACGACTTTGCGCGAGGAGGCGCTGAAATCCGGCAAGGTGACGGACGCCGAATTCGACGCGCTGGTGCGGCCGGAGAATATGCTCGCGCCGAATGATTGA
- a CDS encoding sigma-70 family RNA polymerase sigma factor, whose product MSTSEAAKAQGKGTKADLVAAIPSLRAFAVSLCGNADRADDLVQETLVKAWSSLASFTEGTNLTAWLFTILRNIHYSDYRKRRREAPDPDGAIAARLVSLPAQNAHMDFLDFRSALQKLPLDQREALILVAASGLSYEEAAAICNCAPGTMKSRVNRARNRLAEVLALRSTSDIGDSYYIGEQSILPRTGND is encoded by the coding sequence GTGTCGACATCCGAAGCGGCGAAAGCCCAAGGAAAGGGGACGAAGGCCGACCTCGTCGCGGCGATTCCCAGTCTGCGCGCATTCGCGGTTTCGCTCTGCGGCAACGCCGATCGCGCCGATGATCTCGTCCAGGAGACGCTGGTCAAGGCCTGGAGCAGCCTCGCCTCCTTCACTGAAGGCACCAATCTCACGGCTTGGCTGTTCACAATTCTGCGCAACATCCACTATAGCGACTATCGCAAGCGCCGCCGCGAGGCGCCCGACCCGGACGGCGCCATAGCCGCGCGGCTGGTGTCGCTGCCGGCGCAGAACGCGCATATGGATTTTCTCGATTTTCGCAGCGCGCTGCAAAAGCTGCCGCTGGACCAGCGCGAGGCGCTGATCCTGGTCGCCGCCTCGGGCCTTTCTTACGAGGAAGCCGCCGCGATCTGCAATTGCGCGCCCGGCACGATGAAGAGCCGAGTCAATCGCGCGCGCAATCGCCTCGCCGAGGTTCTGGCGCTACGCTCCACCAGCGATATCGGCGATTCCTATTACATCGGCGAGCAATCGATTCTGCCGCGCACGGGCAATGATTGA